The DNA sequence tgggcatgatgagatagatgtaccaagtaagcCCTTAACTGTGTTCCATACCTTTTTTAGaacaatcaataaaagcattgttgtaaaataacatttttttcctttcgattcaatttaactgcataattatgcaatgttctataattctgttcatcaatttctaATTTTGACTTGGCTGCTAAGTCTTTTGCtatatttctttgagaaaaagcctcacccagttcatcatcaatccatggagatggacgagcaccaactgtactctttcttatacgggccagtgaaaaaaaaaaaatatattttatgaaatgtatgcattcactactgtaagttgctctggataagagcgtctgctaaatgactaaaatgtaaatgatggtccattacctcagtcagcaaatcaataaaacattctgtagcgtgatttaaatcatcctctagataaatcagctcccaggtgggagggggttgagggtagctgaaggatgggactaaaacaaacaaacaaaagagaACAAATATAAtaagaccgtataccatgggtatgacaaaacatttatttttactgctctaattacattggtaaccagtttataataccaCCTCtgtggggtttgtgatatatggccaatataccacagctaagggctgtgtccaggcactccgcgctTCGTCGTGCATAAGaagagcccttagccgtggtatattggccatataccacacctcgtgccttattgcttaaatatactgtgtctgtaaaatgtacgtatagctggaagtagaagcctaagtattgttgtccattagttttcTCCAGTCGGGAGGGGtgatagggttaggggaaaataataaaggaacatATCTTCATAGAACACAATTTTATTTTCATGGCTACAGGAATGCAATTTCACACTAAATAGTGTTGGAAGAATACTGTTGTTTACTTAGCTCAGTGACTTGTCCCTTTGACCATATCCATTGATTACTACTACTTCTAAACCCCCATCCCCCCGTTCTCTCTCTGCAGGTAAGGAATGCATCGAGCGTCGCCTCACAGCACTACAGTCAGGGCTCTGCGTCTGAGGACTCTGCTCAGCACCCGTGGATGCTGCTAAACTATGATGTCAGTCATTCTGGACAGACACCACCATGCCCATTCAACCTGACCCCCTCCCTACCAACTCAATATCCTCCCTCCACCCGCTAGTTTCCATGGAGATGCCAGCCAGTGGGGTGTGTGTTATGAAGGGCCTGGACTGGGTATGCTTGGGACTGGTGACGCTGGTCTCTCATACTCACAGTGGAACCTGTGACTGCCTGGTTGATGTTGGAGATGAAGGGCTTGTGAGAAGGCCACTACACACTCCTCCGTGTGTCAGACAGGACCCCACTACACAGACTGAGTGTGTTAACTATTCATTTCTGTGCAGTGTCCCATACACACAGCCTCTTACCGTCAGTAACGCTGCCCTGAGCAATCACAGCCAAGCAGTCTGCCGGAGGATTCTACTGCAGTCACAGACACGCTCCATTTGATCCTGTCAATAATTCAGCGCTAAGCAATCACAACTAGACCCTCACTCCTCTTAAGACATGAGGTATCACTCTATAAGAAGCCACtctgtgtaaaaaaaaattcaTCTCAACCCCTACGCGGGCATTGAGAATAGTTGTGCTATTTTTAGTTTGGCTTGTAATGGTGATGTGTGGACAATAGTATAGCGTGATATTTCAGTGAGTGGGCTTAACTTGTCAACCATCTGTTTGCCTCTTTTTGGTTTCTTTGATGGTTtacatttgatttagatttttttgtcgtTTTCAAGGAAACCAGAAGAGTTTAAGAGCGTTAACACAATTGTATGGCCTGTCACAGCCCACAGGCctgtgtgtggagaaaaaaatgtgTTGTTATTGACCCAGCTTAATGTACATTCCTTTGATAGAACCATATAAAGGTGCTGTTACAGAAGTATTGTACTTTATTCATCCCTGTCTGTGACAATTTGTTGACGCTAAGTTTGACGTATTAAGAATGACaatgttgcccttttggacccaGCAGAATTTTTTTTTGACCATAAacaggagaatgtagagaggattGCTATATGTGCTACTTCTGGGCCTTGACAGGAAATGGACCTCACTGAGCATTTCCTTTTGACCAAAGTGTTTGATATGGCTGCCATGGTGGAAGAACAGCTGGAACTGCATAAACCCATTGAGCTTTTTAGCCTGAGTGCTTGAGATGGATCATTTTATTAATATTTCCTGAAGTTTGTAGCAAATATTGTTATTTTAACCAGTGAAGGCCAGGAATAGCACTTTGTAGACCAATCAGACAAATGGATATTGCCCAAATTGAAAAATAAACCAATTTGCACTGATCTGACCAAACACGTGAGATTTAGTTAAGCTTTATTTATTGCATATTTTCCCATTCAAACTTCTTATCGGAGTACAGCAATCACAATCAGTTTGTAAGACATGTTGGCAGTAGAGTAGCAGCCCCTGTGACGACTACACCAGGGATTGATTACTGGTGTTTGGTGTTATAGCACTGTGTTGAGGTTTATCAGTACTGTAGAGAAAGAAGAGTGAAGGTGACTTATAAGATGTACATGAAACATTATGTGTTCAGTTTTTCATGTACATATTGGGAGAGATTTCTATGGGTTTTATTGTAGTTTTAGGCGGTTTTGTTAGGTTTATTCATAGTCAGATGTCTAGTGTGATGGGTGTCTGAATCTTGACAGGGAAATGTCATAAGCTATTACATTTTGAAAGGTGCCTTTgagaagacccccccccccctaaaaaaattcGCTACATTTGTACACTGaaaaaatatttgttgtattGAGTGTGTTTGTTTCCTTTCACAGTAGCCAAAATGAGGACTGATGCTTGGAGTTTATCGAATTGTAGTGTATCGGTTGTTGAATTTATATTTGCTGGAAAGAGTTTTGCTTGAGGTGGGTGGATGTTTCCCTAACCACAGCTCTAGGACCACATCATTGTAATCCCAGCAATAACAATTTGGGGATAGATAAAATATCTGACAATATATCTGACAGTGCAATGGACCAGTGGTTAGAAGCAACTTCTACCCACTCCAAAAAGCTTGCGTGTTTCGTGTATGCATTTGTGTGAAACAGTGTTTGTGAAAGAGTGAATGGCTTTTATATTTCCTCACTACAGGAACTAACAGAAACGAGAGCAgtcctgcagctctgttgcaTATCGAGCTATGGATCCTACCTGATCGCCTTGTTCGTCATGGGTAGAGCAGTATGAGGAAGGGAGCATTTTCCCCTGTGAAGATTGTCTGAGTATTTTGGTTTCCCCATAGATGCTTTCTTGCCTTTTCCTTTCACCAGTCAgtaaaaattgtatttttttcttaCTTTGACATGTTTAATTTGCATACAGCGTATGTCAATGCATTAatgtctagtttatattatacacATTCCAGATTATTATGTCATGTCTAGTGACCCATATGCTTCTTGTCACCCAGTGTGATTCCTACTGATCAGCTAGTATAAAGTGGGAAATGTTCAACGAGTGGCTGGTAGCAAGGCAATGGTAGACCTTTAAGCTTTTTATGCATGTGtcacttttttgttttgtttcttacgATTAGTAGCCTAAAGCCACATAAATGTCAAATAAATCACTCTGTAGAAGAATTACAACTTAGGTGGTTAATTGAAAAAGCCCATGACGTAAAAGCTTGATCTGCACGCCAATGCTTAGGTGACACTAAAACTACACACCCACTTTCATAAGGGATATcgctgaaaaaaacaaggttttgCCATACAACTTGAGAGGTTTGCAGTTTTGCTTTATAAATGCAGTATACCTGCAAGTTTGTTCCACACTGCTAATTTACCTTACTATCTCAGACTCTGTATCACTTGTAAATAAGGATTATAAAGTAAGTTATTGCTCTGAATGTGTTTCTATTACAAAGCAtggacagaacccccccccccccacacacacacacacacacacacacacatctttccaAAGAATAGTATTAGAACAAATACTACATTTCCCTACAGTAAATTCTAGATTTTAGTCAGagttacagtgagctccaaaagtattggggcagtgacacttattttttctttttttactctgATCTCCAGctctttggatttgaaatgatacaatgactacaaggttaaagtgcagactgtcagctttaatttgagggcatTTTCATCTATATCGTGTgaatgaaccgtttagaaattacagcactttttgtacatagtcccccccattttagaggaccaaaagtattgggacaaaattcacaggaggctgctgaggggagaacgacTCATATTAATAGCCgaaacagagcaaatggaatggcatcaaacacctggaaaccatgtgtttaatgtatttgataccagtccactaattccgctccagcccattctccccaattaaggtgccacttaTACGTATATTAAAGTAGTTCAATGTTTTGTTATATGGTCCCATATTCGTAGCACACCGGGATTACGTCAAGTGTGCGAGTCTACAAActagttggatgcatttgctgtttgttttggttgtgtttcagattatttttgtGCCCGATTAGAAATGGTAAAtaaatgtattgtcattttggagtcacttttattgtaaataagaatagaatatgttctgaagacttctacattcatgtgaatGCTACTATGATTATGGATACtcctgaataatgatgagtgggaAAGTTAGATGCACAAATATATCAAATAAAAGTGACTCAAATTACACAATACATAATTTACCatgaatttctattgggcacaaaataatcaaacAACAAATgcacaagtttgtagagtcacaagcttgatgtaatcattgcgttctaggaatatgggaccaaatactacacttttgactactttaatacacaagtccatttgtcccaatacttttggtcccctaaactGGGGAGacaatgtacaaaaagtgctgtaatttctaaacagttaaTACCCTCAAATGGAAGCtgtcagtctgcactttaacctcagtcattgtatcatttcaaatccaaagttctggagtacagagccaaaacaacaaatctcactgtacttttggagctcactgtatatctcTGACTGTTGTACATTTAAGCCTGTAAAAGATAAAGAACTATACACATTTAAATGTCTGTGTGATGTATAATTTTTTTGGTTTAAAATAATAAAATTGTGCAAGAAATGAAGTTGTTTTACTAGTGCATGTGGTTAATTTGATTGTGTTTTATATTCTAAGAAGTTGAAGTTACAATGTTATACATCTGGAGGTGTGCAACAAACTCTGAAATGTAATTGAAAGGATGTTAGTCTAGCTACTTCTATACTTATAACATTATtgtatactgaataaaaatagaaacaacaatttcaaagattttactcacttacagttcatataaggaaatcagtcaattgaaataaattcattagacactaatctatggatttcacatgactggaaatacagatatggaACAGTTGGTCACAagaaccttaaaaaaaaggtagctgtgtggatcagaaaaccagtcagtatttggtgtgaccagcatttgcctcatgcagcacaatctcctttgcatagagttgatcaggctgttgattatggcctgtAGAATGTattcccactcttcaatggctgtgtgaagttcctggatattggctggaactTGAACAAtgctgtcgatccagagcatccccaCAATTTCATcaactgtccaggtggctggtctcagaccatcccgcaggtgaagaagccggaagtggaggtcctgggctggcgtggttacatgtggttggcggttgtgaggccagttggacgtacttccaaattctctaaaattaagTTGGAGGTGGCCtacggtagagaaatgaacattaaattctctggcaacagctctggtggacattcctgcagtcagcatgcctgtggcatgctccttcaaaacttgagacatctgtggcattgtgttgtgtgagaaaaccacattttagagtggctttttattgtccctagcacaaggtgcacctgtgtaatgaccatgctgtttagtcagtttcttgatatgccacaactgtcaggtggatggattatcttggcaaaggagaaatcctcactgacagggatgtaaacaaatttgtgcacaaaatttgagagaaataagcttttggtgtgtatggaacatttctgggatcttctatttcagctcatgaaacatggggccaacactttacgttgcatttatatttttggttcAGTATAATTGTATCCATTGGCATGTTATAATTTCAAGATATGAAGATGGTAATGTTCCATGAAGAAACATTGTGTAGCGTTCTTTCAGCTGTTTAAaagtagtgtaacgaccctgggtttataagcgcggatatcgactctgccgctcgagcatgtTTTTGCGGCATAGTCGATAgtgcgccggacttcgggctagaaggtcgagggttcgagacctgctccctgcctgtttcattacattgtaacgaccctgggtttatagtATTTTTGCAGTAGTGGAAGAAGTTTAAAATGATTTATcttgctacatccattttaggACTTCTACATTAATTATAAGTAACCATTCATTAATCCTGGAAGAATATAATGTATGTCTCGTGAGCTTAgatcaactgttgtaccccatcagaacccaacatataagcttgttttactccaatgtttgtaaacaaagtaaatgcaaacaaacactatatGGCCTCAAACcctggttaaaactataatgttgatatcatgggtTGTCAGTTTTGCAACCATAGCTTTGTATTTGAGTGGTTTACACATCCCTCAGTAGTTCTACCTAAATGGAGGGACGGGGACAAAACTCTTGGCGTTTCAGAGTAGGGCACCGGTTAAATGTGTTATCTTTTGTTTCACGTTGGACATAGAGGCTATGTGGTTTGGGGATAGCATTCCAGGAGTGGTAGATGCACGTCGCTTAAATCGAATGATAGACGGAAAGAAGGAACTAAACCTATCGGTTTTACTGTCATTTGATGAAGTGGTTCTCCCGATTTATGTAAAAGTTGGGTATGTGAAATATGCTGTGAGACCCTATGTACAGAAATTGCTGCAGTGGTACAAATGTAAAACATTGGACACGTGGAAAGTGTTTGTCGAAAGAATAAATATGTAGTAGTTGAAGAGTCAGATTAAGCATGTTTCTGTAGTTGTGATGGGAATCACGTTCCCAAGTCCCCAGAGTGTCCTGTAAGGATGAAGGTCGCAGTAGCTAGGATCAGGACTATCAAGCAGGTTTTCTATGTAGAGACAGTAAAAATTGCTGAAGGAGCGAGTAGAGTAGAGATGGTAGTGGATGTCCCACATCTGCAGTGAATGCCATGCAGGAGAAGGATCCCGACACACGAACAGTGAAGAAGGTGGACTTAGTTGCGTTTATAGTGCAAGTGATAAATTGCACTAGTCAAACAAATCAGAAATCTAAGAAGCTTGACATTGTTGTGAAAGCGGCAAATCGATTTCTGGGTCTTTACAGCCGAAATGTTACACAGACTACTGAATGAAGAGGTTCCTGTGCTGTGTATAGATCTGAATAGGCATTTAAATCTTACTGAAGGAGTACAGTGTTTTGTTTGAAATGCAGCGTGCATTTGCttagtgttttttgtttttggtaATTAGTATGAATTTGTTCATCCAAAACATATTTCGTTTTTGGGGTATTTTTACTACCTCGTAGAATAGGTGGCGGCAATACATCTAATGAGTGTAGTCTGCCAATAAACCTCGAAGAAGAATACGAGCAAGGCGCATGCGGTGTTTGTTTGGGGCTTTTGCTAGCCTAGCCGTGTAGCAAGCTGTGCATCCCTGTGTGAAACGATCAACCAAATAGGCCTTATTCTAACATCGGAAGCAGGCTACTGTAGTTAGGGGTCTCTCTAATTCCTTGTTGTGTTATATTTTATGTTAGAGGCAGGTCAGGTCGTTGTCTATATAGTTAGCTCAACTTATCCACATAAAATGACTGATCAATCATCACTGCTGCTTCGAAAACAACTGGCAGGTAAAATAGCTTGCTACACAACCGTTAGCTAACTTAACGTTAAACTACCACGCTTTTTACCGTTACCTTTCTACCTAACGTTAGTGGCTAATCACTTGTAATCGAATTATGTTGGTTTTGCTTGTATTGAATATGTCAACTTAGTTAGCTATTTATGGCTAGTAGCTACGCAATGCAAATCCACAGCTGAtaaatgtttagctagctaacgcgtGACATACCACTTCTTtgcttgtagctagctagcaagctggcTAGTTAACTAGCGAAACAACATTGATGGTAACGTTAACACGTTAGTAGCTATTTTGCTAAGGCTTGTCGAGTAGTGTACCAGTTAGGTCACTTCAAAGCCAGCTGTCTCAAACTAAATACATTTCCATTGTAACTGGTCCGCGTTAGCTAACTGAGTTAGTTGAATTTCAGTAGGATGTTTGAGAAAAGCTTGACAACACGCATGGCTAACGTTACAAGTAAAGCACCTTTTTCAAGGTTGGGGTATTGGGTAACGTCAGCGTGTTTGTTTACCCTTTTTAGAACTCAACAAGAACCCAGTGGAGGGATTTTCTGCCGGTCTCATAGACGATGATGACATCCATCAGTGGGAGGTGGTCGTTATTGGCCCTCAAGATACATTATTGTGAGTATGTTTTACTAACTTGGTGTGTTTGGAAGTCATTTGCCTACTTAGCTACCGTCCATCTGATTTGAAAAAAAATCTCATCTTCTCTTTACAGTGAGGGTGGTTTCTTTAAAGCCTACCTGACCTTTCCCCATGACTACCCTCATAGGCCCCCGAAGATGAAGTTCATCACAGAAATATGGCATCCCAATGGTAATTGGTTTCATGTGCTATTCTTACTTACTTAGGCCTTTGTATTCCTTGTGGAACATAGGCCATCGGCAGGTAAGgctgctctcgagcggctaggtGTTCTTTACtcttcggccatcagattttccaccaatggacacatcactgcactctgtaCTCATCTGTAAACTGGCCCTCTCTGTATACCggtgcaagacccactggttgatgcttatttattaaAAACCCTCTTGGGCCTCACTCCCCCTGTCTGAGATACCTACAGCAACCCTCATCTTCCACAGACAGCACCCATTCtgacagtcacattctgttaaagaccCACATCCCTGgatcgctcctcttttcagttcccTACAGCTAGCCACAgcaacgagctgcaaaaaaacactgaaactggacagttttatctctacACTCTGACACTTGTGGCTGCGTCTTGTTTTTTGTCTCTACaattttgtgctgttgtctgtgcctaacaatgtttgtgttgccatgttgtgttgtcttaggtctctctttatgttgtggtgtctcttgtcctgatgtgtgttttgtcctacatttaaattgtttatccCAGCCCATCCCCATAGGCCTCTtgctaggctgtcattgtgaataatcatttgttctttgacttgcctggttaaatgaaggttaaaaataaaatgtGCCATCCTCTCTAGGCCTAGCGATGTCAGACCATCTGCTCTGTGCTCGGTCTCTAGGTGGTTTTAGGTCTTCCTCTTTAGCGTTTGCCTTGTGGGTTCCATGTTAGGGCCTGTTTTGTGATTGATTTGTTTCTTCTTAGTGTGTGTCCTATCCAGCACCACTTCCTCCTTTTTTAAGTTGTGCTTCTATTGGGACCTGTTTTTTAATTTCCCACAGCTTGATGTTGCTGATGCAGTCTGGCCAGTGGACTCCCAGAAGTCGTCTAAGACTGTGGTTAATGAATGACTTTAGTTTGTTCAACGTGTTCGTAGTAGTTATCCATGTTTCAGATCCGTACAGAAGAATGTATTTGACATTTTGAGTTTGTCTTCAGTTTTATTTCAAGTCAGTTTTGTTTCATGTGCTATACATCTAGCTAAAGATCTGTGTTTGTCAGCTGGTCAGCACAGGTTATGAttcctgtcctccccctctcctctctctctcagtggcaAAGAATGGTGACGTGTGCATCTCCATTCTGCACGAGCCTGGAGAGGACAAGTTTGGCTATGAGAAGCCTGAGGAGCGCTGGCTGCCCATCCACACTGTAGAGACCATCATGATCAGTGTCATCTCCATGCTGGCTGACCCGAACGGCGACTCACCCGCCAACGTGGACGCAGCCGTTAAGTCCCATAAATTCAAACATACATCCTCAGACGGGGGAAATATGCATTCCATTCAGTTAGAAAAAGCTGAAATGATGGTGCTAGTTTGTTTTTATGGTCTCAATGTGAAATTTCACTGCTCATGATTAGTCTTGAAATTTGGTAGTAGTGAGGGATACTCCACCATTTAGTTGATTGTAGTGATTGTTAAACCCAGGGTTTTGATGTACAGTTGTATTGTGCCCTGCAGAAGGAATGGAGAGAGGATCCTTGCGGCGAGTTCAAGAGGAAGGTGGCTCGCTGTGTACGAAAGAGTCAGGAAATGGCGTTTGACTAGGCCGCCTCCTCTACACAAACCCAGTGAGTCCCTTTCTGGATCCACACAGCTATCTCACTCATGTTGCAGAAAGTGAGACTCATTCAGTGCCTTGGTTGGTCACTAAATAATCTTCCATTTTGTTTCCTAGTCAGTCTTGATGCTCCTTTGATTGTCTGTTTATATTTTATGTCTGCAAGCTAACGGTTCTTTCTTTTTTTAGCTATTTTTACCTTGGCGAATACATCATGTCACTCTTCAATAAAGACTTTTGCACCAGTGTTCTGCTCTTAGGAAGATGTGGAATAAAAAGCCAGCCCTTTTCTTTAGTTGTGTAAATAGGGTCAGGGTCAAGTAAATGTCTGGAGATAAACATCCCCCTCATGGTTATTGTCCAGTTTTCTCACCTTATACTTATTTATTTAGATGATAATGACAATTCAagatgtgttttttgttttgatgAGCTTATTCTTTATTTTCAACCTGCCACTGAGCCATCTATTTTAGACTTGTCTCTTATGCAATTTTCGAGTTCAGAGCATTTGAAGAGATTGTTACCAACAGGCTTTCCTTGCCCGTTCTATACCTCTGGAAGCCCATCCCCTCAAGTGTTCTGCAAAGTCCTTTCACAGGGGTCAATACACTCTGCTGCCTTAAGTTGTTTCCCTGTAAGCAAAGGAAACTGTCTCCAGTGATGTCAACATCTGCGTCTGGATACATTTGTGTTTGATCAATATATTTTTGGGGATAAACCAAAAACATTAGCATGATGAACAGAgaatatttttttgtaataaagatcatctcaaatgttatttttttgtgtatgtaaatatattcTGTATGAAATTAGTTGTCGTTTGTGTACTTGATTCTCCTTGCTGTTATAgcttagaatttttttttaaggACATGCCCTT is a window from the Salmo trutta chromosome 23, fSalTru1.1, whole genome shotgun sequence genome containing:
- the LOC115159640 gene encoding ubiquitin-conjugating enzyme E2 G1; this encodes MLEAGQVVVYIVSSTYPHKMTDQSSLLLRKQLAELNKNPVEGFSAGLIDDDDIHQWEVVVIGPQDTLFEGGFFKAYLTFPHDYPHRPPKMKFITEIWHPNVAKNGDVCISILHEPGEDKFGYEKPEERWLPIHTVETIMISVISMLADPNGDSPANVDAAKEWREDPCGEFKRKVARCVRKSQEMAFD